GAACAGCATCCCCGTCCCTCATAGTATTCGTCCAATGCCGTGTCGAACTCAGGAAGTTCGTACGGTAGTCTATCGTCTTCCCTATCGAAACCACGCTGGTTGTTGAAATGTCGCTCCAGCGTGACGATCCGTGCTCTGACAGCCAGTAGTCGCGAGAAATCCGCATCGAAGAGCACCTCGTCCCGTTCTGTTGTCGTAAAGTTTCGCGAGAACTTGCAGACGACGCCGCTGTCATTCAACGCCATCGAGTTCTCGCGCTTGATGAGCCGATCCACTTTCCCGACCGTTCCCTCGGGGGTGACCGCCTCCTCCTGCGGAACGAGCGGATACTCGACCGAGTAAAACGTTGCGTACATATGATCTGCGCCCCGATTCGCAACCGCGTACGATCTTCGACCGCGAAAATGCCAGTAAGCACTACTGCCGCCGGACGAATTATCGCGTTCATACTAACGAGAATTCCGTGACCCTGTCTTGAAATGTGTCGTTTACAACATCAAACGAGCAGTGAAATCATAAAATCAAGCGCGGTAAGGTGATTCACCAGAGCCAAATATGTAATTTATATGATTAATGTCTGTAAATTCTGAGGAAGTGTACTAAAATTTAAATTTAATCCAAATTCTAGAGTATAAACTATAATAAATACAGTTTGAATCAAAACTAACGGTTTTCCACCTATAGAGTTGATTTAATTTTAGAATTACAACAGTAGCATTGTAATATTATGCTCGAATTGATAGTTCAGATTGTCCATTTGAGCGGAGCGTCACAAAGTTGATCGCACCTGCGATCTTCTCAGACAAGCACTTGTCTGAGGAGTTCGAAACGCTGTTGCTACAACTGCGAGATCTCGCAAAACACCCGTTAGGAGCTTGTTGCAGGTGAGGCTCTTCTGATCAAAAATTATGTTGCTTTGCAAAATGGATATATTGTATGAGAAAATTATGCAGGAATGGCGGAGTAGACAGGTATGGCTCCTACCGGGGGTAAAGTAACATAGCGATTGACCGTATGGAAGGTCGTTGTAGAGAGACGGGCCGATCTCGTCGGCGATTTCGTGGATAGCCCGGTGAGGAGCGGACGTTACCCTACCCATTCTCCCCGGCGAATTCAATCAGGGGCTTGATCGTCTCGCCGTGCATAGCCGCCTTAAACAGCCCCTCCTCGTCGGCCAGTGTGAATCCGTCGTCAAGGAGCGGGTCGACATTGACCGCACCAGATCGAAGAAGTTCCGTCGCCCGACCAAAGTCAGGCCACGTGGCGGCGTAAGAACACTGGAGGTCGATTTCGCCACGGATGAAGGGGGTGAAATCGAGCGATACGTGTCCGCTTTGGCCAACAACGACTACTTGACCTCCCTTCCGGACGGCGTCGGCGGCGCCGACCAAGCCGGACTCGTGACCCGTGGCGTCGAAGACGACATCGAACCCGCGGCCTCCGGTGTACTCCCCCCGGACCGTCTCGATATCCCGTTCGGCGACGTTCTCGGTGTCGAAGCCGAGTTCGCGTGCAGTCGGAAGCCGGACTCGCTCGTCTTGGTCGACACCGGTGACGACGACGTCGCCACCTTGTCGACGGGCGATCATCGCCGTCAGGAGGCCGATCGGACCGGGGCCCTCAACGAGGACCCGGTCACCCGCCGTCGTTCGGGAGTTCCGGCAGACGGTACGAGCGGCGACAGCGGTGGGTTCAGTCGCGGCCGCCGCCCTGAGCGACAGGTCGTCTGGAATCGAAAAGAGGAACCGCTCCGGGACGGCGACGTAGTCGGTGAAAGCGCCGTCGTGGTGGACGCCGGTGATGGTGAAGTCCTGACAGAGGTTCGGTGTCCCACTCTTGCACCGGAAACACTCGCCACAGCCGTGGTTTGGTGCTTCTACGACGCGGTCACCGATAGACACCCGCGTCACGTCGTCACTAACTTCCACGACCGTTCCGGCATACTCGTGGCCGAGGATCCGTGGGAAGTCCATAAAGTCGTAGGCGTTTTCGAACTCATAGATACCAACGTCGCTCCCACATAGCCCCGCGTAGGCCACCTCCACGAGTGCCTCACCGGATTGGATCTCCGGTCGGTCCACGTTGATCACGTCGATACACCCCGCTTTGCCGGCGGTCTTTGCTAATCCGCGCATATCAAGTATGGAAACCAATGGATATTAGGCGTTCCCATTAGTGAACTGACGGTTCTGTGCCTGATGGACTTAGGAGTAGACGATATTAAGTTCAATCACCTCTACGTGGCGCTGGAGGATGTCTGGTAACTTCTCACGGAACCGGGGGCCATTGATGCGGTTACTTGGCCCGGCAACGGCGAGAACACCCAGCGTCTCACCGGTCGTCCGTTTGGTTACCGGAACTCCGATGCCTCGTGACCCATCGATCCGCTCGTTATCTTCGAGAGAGTATCCGCGCTCTTTGGTGTCTGCCAGCTCTGCGCGTAGTTCATCAGGGTTAGTGATCGTCTGGTCAGTAAACGCTGTGAGGCCCACCTCCTCGATGTAGGTGTCGACCTGCTCTGGCTCCATAGCGGCCATCATTGCTTTCCCGGTCGCCGTCGCGTGGAGCTGGAATTGCGACCCAAGGTACGTGTCCATCGATAGCGCTCCCTTCCCTTCGATCCGATACACGTGCATCGATCGGAACTGATGCTCGGCGGCGAGCGTGACGTACTCGCCCGTGGCATCGGCTACCTCCTCGACTACCGATCGGCCGTGTTTGACCAATTCTATATTGTCCCGGCAGTAGCCGCCAAGAGTAACGAGTCCCAGTCCAAGTTTGTAATGGTCGTCGTGCTTCTCGACGTACCCGCGTCGCCTGAGCGTCTCGAGGTGCTGGTATATCGTACTCTTCGATGGCTCCAGAACGGCTTCGAGCTCCGAGACCGTTCCAGCGTCAGTTTGAACCAGCGCTTCGAGGATGTCAAGAGACGTTTCAAGTGACTGAATGGAATGATCACGACTTGTTCCCATATCTCGCTAATATTTAGCCAGGGAACAAATATGTTTTGCTCTCCAAAACAACCGCCAATCCCTCAGCCTCATTTATTATAATCCCGGGAAAAGTTCAGCTGGTCAAGAACTGTGTTGCTTTGCAAAATGAGTATATTGTATGGAAAAATTATGCAGGAGTCGCGGCGTAGACGGGTATTGCCTCCTACCGGGAGAAAAAGTAAAATAGCGGTTGACCGTATGGAAGGTCGTTGTATGGAACGAAACAGGTACTACGAGGAGATTGACGTTGGCGAGGAAGGCGTCTCCCAAGCACGTACGATCACGGAAGCTGATGTCGTCAACTACGCCGGCGTGTCTGGCGATTTCCACCCGTACCACACTAACGAGGAGTTTGCAAGTAAGTCCGACTTCGGTGGCCGAATTGCTCATGGGTTACTGGTTCTCAGCATCGCCGCTGCGCTTGAAGCCCCCGAGAACGAGCACGCGTTCCTCTACGGCTTCGAGTCGATGCGGTTCGTGAAACCTACGATGCTCGGAGATACGATTCACGTCAAATCAGAGGTAACGGACAAGTCAGAACGGTCCGAAGAGTATGGCATCGTCACGACCAAGATCGACGTCAAGAACCAGCGCGAAGAGACAGTTCTTGCCTGCGAAAGACAGCTGATGATCGAACGGAAATCCGAAACCTAAATTGAGAGTATCGACCGCGTCTCAATCGGCGCGAATGTATTTTTTAGTGTACTGACACCCTCGAACTCGAATTCAACGACATCGCCGTCGCTCAACCTGCCGATGTCCGACGTCGTCTCGGTACGGTGACGAGAACACCCTCTATTGGGCATCCTCACTCGCGGTCTATCGCGAAATACTGATCAGTAATCGCCTCAATCGAATGCCGCGGCTGCAAGCAGGTCGGTGGTGGCCGGATCCGATTCTACCACGAGACGGTGGGATTCAGAACACCGTCTAACAAACTTTCAGCGAGGGATGACGATGAATGACCCCCGCTCTCACTGTTTTCAACCACATTCACGCAATTACCCCGGAATCAATTATTCGGCTTCGCGCGAAATTAGCTGATCAGACTACTTGGGGCAAACGTCTACCTGGGTTTTAATACGTATAAACAAAAGTTACAGATGCAAGTATGGCTGAGAATCTCGAGAACTTCCTGCAATCAATCCAGAATCCTGTCGAAACGTTCCGGAACAACGATCTCGGCGGACTCGATCAGTACGTCTTCCCCGACGAGTACACCAACTGGATCGAAGAACAGCGCGCTGTCCGCGAATCGGCCGGGATCGTCGACCAGTCCTTCCATATGGAGACGCTTCGTATCGAGGGGCCCGAGGCCGTCGACTTACTGGCTCATCTCGGAATCAACAACTTCACTCGAATCCGGACCGAGGATCCGCCGCAGGCAATCAATTTGGTCGTGTGCAATCACGAAGGATATGTGATCGGTGACGTCATCCTCTTCTACTTGGGGGAGGAGACGTTCGATGCAGTCGGCGAAAACTACGTTAACAACTGGATCAAGTATAACGCCGGGATCAGCGACCTAGACGTGACGACTCGCTCGCTCTACGATCCATACGTCGAAGGTGGGTCTCCTCCAGACTTCAGATTCCAGATTCAGGGACCGCACGCGATCGACATTATGGAAGAAGTCGTCGACGGGTCACTGCCAGAGATTCCGTTCTTCCAGATGGATACGATCGAGATTGATGGCGTCCAAACCTACG
The Halobellus limi genome window above contains:
- a CDS encoding zinc-dependent alcohol dehydrogenase, with amino-acid sequence MRGLAKTAGKAGCIDVINVDRPEIQSGEALVEVAYAGLCGSDVGIYEFENAYDFMDFPRILGHEYAGTVVEVSDDVTRVSIGDRVVEAPNHGCGECFRCKSGTPNLCQDFTITGVHHDGAFTDYVAVPERFLFSIPDDLSLRAAAATEPTAVAARTVCRNSRTTAGDRVLVEGPGPIGLLTAMIARRQGGDVVVTGVDQDERVRLPTARELGFDTENVAERDIETVRGEYTGGRGFDVVFDATGHESGLVGAADAVRKGGQVVVVGQSGHVSLDFTPFIRGEIDLQCSYAATWPDFGRATELLRSGAVNVDPLLDDGFTLADEEGLFKAAMHGETIKPLIEFAGENG
- a CDS encoding IclR family transcriptional regulator, whose product is MGTSRDHSIQSLETSLDILEALVQTDAGTVSELEAVLEPSKSTIYQHLETLRRRGYVEKHDDHYKLGLGLVTLGGYCRDNIELVKHGRSVVEEVADATGEYVTLAAEHQFRSMHVYRIEGKGALSMDTYLGSQFQLHATATGKAMMAAMEPEQVDTYIEEVGLTAFTDQTITNPDELRAELADTKERGYSLEDNERIDGSRGIGVPVTKRTTGETLGVLAVAGPSNRINGPRFREKLPDILQRHVEVIELNIVYS
- a CDS encoding MaoC/PaaZ C-terminal domain-containing protein yields the protein MEGRCMERNRYYEEIDVGEEGVSQARTITEADVVNYAGVSGDFHPYHTNEEFASKSDFGGRIAHGLLVLSIAAALEAPENEHAFLYGFESMRFVKPTMLGDTIHVKSEVTDKSERSEEYGIVTTKIDVKNQREETVLACERQLMIERKSET